From a single Cyclobacterium marinum DSM 745 genomic region:
- the trpA gene encoding tryptophan synthase subunit alpha: MNRIDELFKNKDGNILSIYFTAGFPNLDDTVGIMEAIEEAGADIIEIGIPYSDPVADGPTIQDSNNVALNNGMTLKLLFTQLEGLRSKLNIPVVLMGYLNPIVQYGMDAFCKKCQEVGVDGVIIPDLPMQQYTDSYKELFDNYNLRNTFLISPQTSEKRIREIDNKTDGFIYMVSSASITGAKKEVTPEQIAYFERVRDMGLKNPRLIGFGISDKASFTTASTYSHGAIIGSAFINVVKEAKSLSEEIKTFIKGVIS, translated from the coding sequence ATGAATCGAATAGACGAATTATTTAAAAATAAGGATGGCAATATCCTTTCTATATACTTTACAGCTGGCTTCCCTAATTTGGACGACACCGTCGGAATCATGGAAGCCATAGAGGAAGCAGGGGCAGATATTATTGAAATAGGTATACCCTATTCTGACCCTGTTGCCGATGGTCCTACCATTCAAGATAGCAACAATGTTGCCTTGAACAATGGGATGACACTGAAATTGTTATTTACTCAATTGGAGGGATTAAGAAGCAAATTAAATATTCCTGTGGTATTGATGGGGTATCTAAATCCTATTGTTCAATATGGAATGGATGCATTCTGCAAAAAATGTCAGGAAGTAGGCGTTGATGGAGTGATTATTCCTGACTTGCCAATGCAACAATATACTGATTCCTATAAAGAATTGTTTGATAATTATAACCTTAGAAACACTTTCTTAATTTCTCCTCAGACTTCTGAAAAAAGGATTCGAGAAATCGATAACAAGACAGATGGATTTATCTATATGGTCTCATCTGCAAGTATTACAGGAGCTAAAAAAGAGGTTACTCCGGAGCAAATAGCTTATTTCGAGAGGGTAAGGGACATGGGACTAAAAAATCCACGATTGATCGGTTTTGGTATCTCAGACAAAGCTTCCTTTACAACCGCCTCAACTTATTCCCATGGAGCAATTATTGGAAGTGCTTTCATCAATGTTGTCAAGGAAGCAAAATCCCTTAGTGAAGAAATCAAAACATTTATAAAAGGCGTCATATCATGA
- the aroF gene encoding 3-deoxy-7-phosphoheptulonate synthase, with the protein MIVQLKTDISLLQTQNLIEKINGIGYKVTEVKTQAGNYLIGIGKAAYDIRKIGAMDGILDIHVVSDEYKLVSKKWKAKPTSIDLGDGIEIKDGDMAIISGPCSIESEEQIQRVIAHLKENKVSMMRGGVFKPRSSPYAFRGLGMDGLKLWYKHAKAAGIKIVTEVMQVSQIEEMHDYVDIFQVGARNTQNFNLLDELGKIDKAVLIKRGISGTIEELLQSAEYVFSGGNEKLILCERGIRTYERASRNTLDLNAVPILKSKSHLPVVVDPSHGIGIRDFVPQMALAGVMAGADGIIYESHEHPDKAYSDGQQTLNFTQSSDLIGYIRKIFEMRKSFDLH; encoded by the coding sequence ATGATCGTACAGCTAAAGACAGACATTAGTCTTCTACAAACCCAAAATTTAATTGAAAAGATCAATGGTATCGGCTATAAAGTTACTGAGGTAAAAACACAAGCCGGAAATTACCTGATAGGTATAGGAAAGGCTGCCTATGACATTAGAAAAATTGGAGCCATGGATGGTATTTTAGACATCCACGTGGTGTCTGATGAATACAAACTGGTATCTAAAAAGTGGAAAGCAAAACCAACCTCTATTGATCTTGGAGATGGAATTGAAATAAAAGATGGTGATATGGCCATAATATCCGGTCCATGTTCCATAGAATCCGAAGAACAAATACAGCGGGTAATTGCTCACCTAAAAGAAAACAAGGTAAGCATGATGCGAGGAGGAGTATTCAAACCCAGAAGCAGTCCCTATGCATTTAGAGGGCTGGGCATGGATGGACTTAAGCTCTGGTACAAGCATGCAAAAGCTGCAGGAATTAAAATTGTAACTGAAGTCATGCAGGTTTCCCAGATAGAAGAGATGCACGATTATGTGGATATTTTTCAAGTGGGAGCAAGAAATACCCAAAACTTTAACCTTTTGGATGAATTAGGTAAAATTGATAAAGCCGTATTAATTAAAAGGGGGATTTCCGGAACCATTGAGGAACTGCTTCAATCCGCAGAATATGTATTTTCTGGAGGCAACGAGAAACTTATTCTTTGTGAACGTGGAATCCGTACCTACGAAAGGGCAAGTAGAAATACCTTAGACCTGAACGCGGTTCCTATTCTAAAATCTAAATCGCATTTGCCGGTGGTGGTAGATCCTTCCCATGGTATTGGTATTCGGGATTTTGTACCGCAAATGGCTTTGGCAGGAGTGATGGCAGGAGCAGATGGTATAATTTACGAATCGCATGAGCATCCGGATAAAGCATATTCTGATGGGCAGCAGACATTGAACTTCACCCAAAGTAGCGACCTGATTGGCTATATTAGGAAAATCTTTGAAATGAGAAAATCATTTGATTTGCACTAA
- a CDS encoding DoxX family protein: MKPFLLLITITVFSIGYIKLVHGVYNYSLAARIGFSVMLLFTALGHFMFTDGMAMMVPDFIPYKKELVYFTGIIEILGAIGLHVPQFKTATASLLIIFFILLLPANIKASLEQIDYQNATHEGNGPAYLWFRIPLQVLFIAWVYFSSINPKIM, translated from the coding sequence ATGAAACCTTTTCTCCTTTTAATCACAATAACTGTATTTTCAATTGGATACATAAAGCTTGTACATGGCGTTTATAATTACTCTCTAGCAGCCAGGATAGGCTTCTCAGTCATGTTACTTTTCACCGCTTTGGGACACTTTATGTTCACAGATGGAATGGCAATGATGGTTCCTGACTTCATACCCTACAAAAAAGAGCTTGTTTATTTTACAGGCATAATCGAAATCCTTGGAGCTATAGGACTACATGTGCCTCAGTTTAAAACAGCCACAGCCAGCTTACTGATCATTTTTTTTATCCTGCTACTGCCTGCTAATATCAAGGCTTCATTGGAACAGATCGATTATCAAAATGCAACACATGAAGGTAATGGTCCGGCTTATTTATGGTTCAGAATACCCCTACAAGTTTTATTTATTGCTTGGGTGTATTTTTCATCCATTAACCCAAAAATTATGTAA
- a CDS encoding Crp/Fnr family transcriptional regulator, with protein sequence MEQIRNYFEQLVGISDKDWGIFSSKLKKTDYPKKFSLLKAGETESHLSFIEKGVVRLFIPKIDNDLTFGFCFQGQFVSAYDSFLSRQPCTYQVETMTPTTLWRISHEDLQFVYANTNVGNTIGRLAAESQFLIKSGRELSFLEQTAEERYRELFKKRPNLILEIPLKYIASYVGVTPQALSRIRKRIS encoded by the coding sequence ATGGAGCAGATAAGAAATTATTTTGAGCAACTGGTGGGTATTTCTGACAAAGATTGGGGCATTTTTTCTTCCAAGCTTAAGAAAACCGATTATCCTAAAAAATTCAGTCTGTTGAAAGCTGGAGAGACAGAATCTCATTTGTCTTTTATCGAAAAAGGTGTTGTCAGGCTATTTATTCCCAAAATAGACAATGATTTAACTTTTGGCTTCTGCTTTCAAGGGCAATTTGTCAGTGCTTATGATTCCTTTTTAAGTAGACAACCTTGTACTTATCAAGTGGAAACCATGACCCCAACAACTCTTTGGCGCATTTCTCATGAAGACTTACAGTTTGTTTACGCCAACACCAATGTTGGAAATACAATAGGAAGGTTGGCTGCAGAAAGCCAATTTTTGATAAAATCCGGTAGAGAACTTTCCTTTTTAGAACAAACCGCTGAAGAAAGGTACAGGGAGCTCTTTAAAAAACGGCCCAACCTAATCTTAGAAATCCCTCTCAAATACATTGCCTCTTACGTAGGAGTAACGCCTCAAGCATTAAGCAGAATAAGAAAGCGAATTTCTTAA
- a CDS encoding phenylalanine-4-hydroxylase, whose translation MKNIRSKRIFTDPGLGLFQQDIRTYNAEDYKVWETLFIKQSKKLPEVAANAYRQGFQALRLSEEKIVNLKEVSYRLGMNTGWRVQVVPGRVSEHLFFSLLQGKKFPVTSWLRRLDELDYPIEPDLFHDAFGHVPLLMNESFSQFLQGLAAISLRYIDNPLALALLERVYWYTVDFGLIKEKDGLRAYGAGILSSSGEMYYSLSDEPKHCAYEVEEVMNTPFWKNKFQDKYFIVNSFEELTNSLPLIEEKVAELLQKAE comes from the coding sequence ATGAAAAATATACGATCCAAGAGAATTTTCACTGACCCCGGTTTAGGCCTATTTCAGCAGGATATAAGGACCTATAATGCCGAAGATTATAAAGTATGGGAAACCCTTTTTATCAAACAGTCAAAAAAACTGCCGGAAGTGGCGGCAAATGCATATAGGCAGGGGTTCCAAGCTTTGCGCTTGTCTGAAGAAAAGATAGTGAACCTAAAAGAGGTCTCCTACCGATTAGGAATGAATACCGGATGGCGGGTACAAGTGGTACCTGGTCGCGTTAGTGAACACTTGTTTTTTAGTCTACTTCAGGGCAAGAAATTCCCTGTTACCTCTTGGCTAAGAAGATTGGATGAATTGGATTATCCAATAGAGCCGGATTTGTTTCATGATGCTTTTGGCCATGTGCCCTTGTTGATGAATGAAAGCTTTTCCCAATTTTTACAAGGTTTAGCCGCTATTTCTTTAAGGTATATAGACAACCCATTGGCTTTAGCCTTGCTAGAAAGGGTTTATTGGTACACAGTGGATTTTGGTCTAATTAAAGAAAAAGATGGGCTCAGGGCCTATGGTGCAGGCATACTTAGTTCCTCGGGAGAAATGTATTATAGCCTTTCAGATGAGCCCAAGCATTGTGCCTATGAGGTAGAGGAGGTTATGAATACTCCATTTTGGAAAAATAAATTTCAAGACAAGTATTTTATTGTGAATAGTTTCGAAGAACTAACGAACTCTCTTCCACTTATTGAGGAAAAAGTAGCCGAACTTTTGCAAAAAGCGGAGTAA
- a CDS encoding sialate O-acetylesterase has translation MFVLIKKFLLLVLLLPTTFFLQAQEIDSLDIYLAIGQSNMAGRADILADLEAPVESVYLFTGKEWLPAANPLNLYSTVRKVVSMQRLSPAYGFARKMQNYNQDRKIGLVVNAKGGSVIDEWLPGTLFFSEIIDRARLAAESGKIKGIIWHQGEGDVKEADQYLGKISHLITALRDSLQLPGLPFVAGQLSNDKSNRKALNDTLLNLPKVVPYTGLALSFGTTTFDSTHFDSPSQVLLGERYADQMIQLMEEKKKRKSFSFGVLSDIQYADVETVGKRNYRGALETLRRTIPYLNAYDLKFTVHLGDLIDRDFESFEAPLSILEESNAPIHYVWGNHDFSVLDSLKQKVGNKIGNEKGYHSFEIGDVVFMMVNGMDISVGGHQEGSIQHDEALKMMQILEAEGANNVKPWNGGVGKEQLEWMEAVVNKAEEEGKRVVAFCHYPLLPENGLHLLNHKEVLESIGNSPAMVAWLSGHHHAGNYYMDENGMHHLTFLGMVEAESPALGAIVTVEKDKLIIHGIGDEEDRILNFR, from the coding sequence ATGTTCGTCCTGATTAAGAAGTTCTTATTGTTAGTTTTATTATTGCCCACCACTTTTTTTCTCCAAGCTCAGGAGATTGACAGTTTAGATATTTATTTGGCCATAGGCCAGTCCAATATGGCGGGGAGGGCAGATATTTTAGCTGATTTGGAAGCGCCGGTGGAAAGTGTTTATCTCTTTACCGGAAAAGAATGGTTACCGGCAGCCAATCCATTAAACCTCTATTCCACCGTGAGGAAAGTGGTGAGCATGCAACGGCTTAGTCCTGCCTATGGATTTGCCAGGAAAATGCAAAATTACAACCAAGATAGAAAAATTGGCCTAGTGGTCAATGCAAAAGGAGGCAGTGTAATAGATGAATGGCTTCCCGGCACCCTGTTTTTTTCTGAAATTATAGACCGAGCTAGACTTGCCGCAGAAAGTGGTAAAATAAAAGGAATTATTTGGCATCAAGGTGAAGGAGATGTTAAGGAAGCAGATCAGTATTTAGGTAAAATTAGTCATTTGATTACTGCCTTACGTGACAGCTTGCAGTTACCGGGTTTACCTTTTGTGGCCGGGCAATTGTCAAATGACAAAAGTAATAGAAAAGCACTTAATGATACCTTGTTAAACCTTCCCAAGGTTGTACCTTATACGGGGCTAGCCTTATCTTTTGGTACAACTACCTTTGATAGTACGCACTTTGATAGTCCGAGTCAGGTTTTATTGGGAGAGCGATATGCTGATCAAATGATACAATTAATGGAAGAAAAAAAGAAAAGGAAAAGCTTTTCCTTTGGCGTGTTGTCAGACATACAATATGCTGATGTAGAGACCGTTGGAAAGCGAAACTATAGAGGTGCTTTGGAGACCCTTAGGCGAACCATTCCTTATTTAAACGCTTACGATCTTAAATTTACAGTACACCTTGGGGATTTAATAGATCGTGATTTCGAAAGTTTTGAAGCCCCTTTGTCCATTTTAGAAGAGAGCAATGCTCCCATTCATTACGTTTGGGGGAATCATGATTTTTCAGTTTTGGATAGCCTTAAACAAAAAGTTGGCAATAAAATAGGGAACGAAAAAGGATACCATTCCTTCGAGATTGGAGACGTGGTTTTTATGATGGTAAATGGTATGGACATAAGTGTAGGAGGCCATCAGGAAGGTTCTATCCAACACGATGAAGCATTGAAGATGATGCAGATTTTAGAGGCAGAAGGAGCAAACAATGTAAAACCTTGGAATGGAGGCGTAGGTAAGGAACAATTGGAATGGATGGAAGCGGTGGTCAATAAAGCTGAGGAAGAAGGAAAACGTGTTGTCGCTTTTTGTCATTACCCGCTATTGCCGGAGAATGGGCTCCACTTGCTCAATCATAAAGAAGTGTTGGAGAGCATAGGTAACTCTCCTGCCATGGTTGCTTGGCTTTCCGGACATCATCATGCGGGCAATTATTATATGGATGAAAACGGGATGCACCACCTGACTTTTTTAGGTATGGTGGAGGCTGAATCTCCTGCCCTAGGTGCCATTGTGACGGTAGAAAAAGATAAATTAATAATTCATGGCATAGGAGATGAAGAGGATCGAATCCTGAATTTCAGGTAA
- a CDS encoding DNA topoisomerase IV: MFVFLYAYASMPDFATYEQNSKGLPVKQLSKESFFYFTVILFFVYNVLLVIPGKMIEMKGRNALRRLFPVGDIYRDRILAWIYSFIGVLNLCVSIMVFYIHSLTNQNEIRNSEYNVFFYLVPILLAAWVIGLFLLLVGKMKQVKQVQFKADNS, translated from the coding sequence TTGTTCGTTTTTCTGTATGCTTATGCTTCCATGCCGGACTTTGCCACCTACGAGCAAAACAGCAAAGGATTGCCTGTAAAGCAATTAAGTAAGGAAAGCTTCTTTTATTTTACAGTCATTCTGTTTTTTGTTTACAATGTCCTTTTGGTAATTCCGGGGAAAATGATAGAAATGAAAGGAAGGAATGCCTTACGCAGACTTTTTCCGGTAGGAGATATTTATAGAGATCGGATTTTAGCATGGATATATTCTTTTATCGGTGTACTTAATCTATGCGTAAGTATCATGGTTTTTTATATCCATAGCCTCACCAATCAAAATGAGATTAGAAATTCTGAATACAATGTTTTCTTTTACCTTGTCCCCATTTTGCTGGCAGCATGGGTTATAGGCTTATTTTTATTGCTGGTAGGAAAAATGAAACAGGTAAAACAGGTACAGTTTAAGGCAGATAACAGTTAA
- a CDS encoding DNA topoisomerase IV subunit B, producing MAGNVQYTEDSIKSLDWKEHIRLRPGMYIGKLGDGSAQDDGIYVLVKEILDNSIDEHMMGNGRTIEVKISEHKVEIRDYGRGIPLGKVIDCVSKINTGGKYDSGAFQKSVGLNGVGTKAVNALSEYFKVQSFREGQTKVAEFNKGELIEDRPVVKTSERNGTKIVFSPDPTVFKNYHFIPEYLENQIWNYAFLNSGLTINFNGVKYFSQNGLLDLLDRKVDDDSRRYPTIHLKGNDIEMALTHTNQYGEEYYSFVNGQFTTQGGTHLAAFRESIVRSIREFFKKDYDAADIRQGVVASIAVRVMEPVFESQTKTKLGSHSVGPDGPTLRTFVNDFVKVELDNYLHKHPDTANAILKRILQSERERKEISGIKKLANERAKKANLHNKKLRDCRVHYDDNKAKDEQKNETMLFITEGDSASGSITKSRNVQTQAVFSLRGKPLNCFGMTKKVVYENEEFNLLQHALNIEDGIDGLRYRKIVIATDADVDGMHIRLLIMTYFLQFFPDLVKNGHLFILDTPLFRVRNKKETIYCYSDEERQRAIHKLGKTSEITRFKGLGEISPSEFGGFIGENIRLEPIILNKETKIADLLGFYMGKNTPTRQEFIINRLKVEKDLDLGAEDKANGEDSEEKEVA from the coding sequence ATGGCAGGAAACGTACAATACACCGAAGATAGTATAAAGTCCCTCGATTGGAAAGAGCATATCCGCTTAAGACCGGGTATGTACATTGGAAAGCTGGGAGATGGAAGTGCACAAGATGATGGGATATATGTTTTGGTGAAAGAAATCCTTGACAACAGTATCGATGAACACATGATGGGAAATGGTCGAACCATTGAGGTGAAGATCAGCGAGCACAAAGTGGAAATCAGAGATTATGGTAGGGGAATTCCGTTGGGAAAGGTCATCGATTGTGTTTCCAAGATCAATACGGGGGGAAAATATGACTCCGGTGCATTCCAGAAATCGGTAGGATTAAATGGGGTTGGTACCAAAGCAGTGAATGCCTTATCTGAATATTTTAAGGTTCAGTCTTTTAGAGAAGGTCAAACAAAAGTTGCAGAGTTTAATAAAGGAGAACTGATAGAAGACCGTCCGGTGGTCAAAACCTCGGAAAGAAATGGGACCAAAATTGTTTTTTCTCCGGATCCTACTGTCTTTAAGAACTACCATTTTATACCGGAATACCTTGAAAATCAAATTTGGAACTATGCATTCCTGAATAGTGGGTTGACCATTAATTTTAATGGAGTCAAATATTTTTCTCAGAATGGTCTGCTGGACTTGTTGGACCGAAAAGTAGATGATGATAGCAGAAGATACCCGACCATACACCTCAAGGGCAATGATATTGAAATGGCCCTTACCCATACCAATCAATATGGTGAGGAGTATTATTCTTTCGTGAATGGCCAATTTACCACTCAAGGTGGAACTCATTTGGCCGCATTTAGGGAGTCTATTGTTAGGTCAATCAGAGAGTTCTTCAAAAAAGATTATGATGCCGCAGATATTCGACAAGGTGTTGTGGCTTCTATTGCGGTTAGGGTTATGGAACCTGTTTTTGAATCCCAAACTAAAACAAAATTAGGCTCTCACAGCGTCGGACCTGATGGCCCCACCTTGCGGACGTTTGTCAACGATTTTGTGAAGGTAGAACTTGACAATTACCTGCACAAGCATCCGGATACTGCCAATGCCATTCTCAAAAGAATTCTTCAGTCGGAGAGGGAAAGAAAAGAAATCTCAGGCATAAAGAAATTGGCCAATGAGAGGGCCAAAAAAGCCAATCTGCACAATAAGAAATTAAGAGATTGTAGGGTTCATTATGATGACAATAAGGCAAAGGATGAGCAGAAAAATGAAACCATGCTCTTTATTACAGAGGGTGACTCAGCATCCGGATCAATCACCAAGTCAAGGAATGTGCAGACTCAAGCTGTGTTTTCCTTAAGAGGAAAGCCACTCAATTGCTTTGGGATGACCAAAAAAGTGGTGTATGAAAATGAAGAGTTTAACCTTTTGCAACATGCCTTAAATATTGAAGATGGGATTGATGGATTGAGGTATAGAAAAATTGTAATTGCAACTGATGCCGATGTGGATGGTATGCATATTCGCCTCTTGATCATGACCTATTTTCTACAATTCTTCCCGGATTTGGTGAAAAATGGACACCTTTTTATACTTGATACACCACTTTTTAGGGTGAGAAACAAGAAGGAAACCATTTATTGCTACTCTGATGAGGAGCGACAGCGTGCCATACATAAATTAGGTAAAACGTCAGAGATTACGCGATTCAAGGGGCTAGGTGAAATATCTCCTAGTGAATTTGGAGGCTTTATTGGTGAAAATATCCGTTTGGAACCTATTATCTTAAATAAGGAGACGAAAATTGCCGATTTGCTTGGCTTCTATATGGGGAAAAATACTCCTACCAGACAAGAATTTATTATTAATCGCTTAAAGGTTGAAAAAGACCTGGATCTGGGAGCAGAGGATAAGGCAAATGGGGAAGATAGCGAAGAAAAGGAAGTTGCGTAG
- a CDS encoding DNA gyrase/topoisomerase IV subunit A encodes MSEEKDLPIEGNEGLQNVVPVSGMYQDWFLDYASYVILERAVPAIEDGFKPVQRRIMHAMKEMDDGRFNKVANIIGQSMQYHPHGDASIGDAIVNLGQKDLLIETQGNWGDVRTGDGAAAARYIEARLSKFALEVVFNPQTTEWQLSYDGRKKEPVTLPVKFPLLLAQGVEGIAVGLSTKILPHNFCELIEGSIQILKGKKTNILPDFNMGGYADFSEYNEGLRGGKVKVRAKIEEDDNRTLLIKEIPYGTTTNSLIESIIKANDKGKIKIKKVVDNTAKDVEIMVQLAPGQSPNMTIDALYAFTDCEVSISPNACVIIDDKPVFLSVNKILEYNTFQTKDLLNQELEIRKSELLEKLLFSSLEKIFIENRIYRDIEECETWEAVIETIDKGLEPFKPEFYREITKEDIIRLTEIKIKRISKFDTFKADELMRKLNEELEEVNHHLQNLTDYVIQYYSDLLKKYGKGRERKTEARTFDTIAANIVAANNAKLYVNRADGFVGYGLKKDEFVCECSDLDDIIIFRRDGVCMVTKIQDKGFVGKDIIHVAVFRKGDERMVYNLIYLDGGSGRTMIKRFQVLSVTRDREYVLTKGTKGTKVLYFTANANGEAEIVTVFLTAGAKARVKVFDFDFKDLEIKGRGAKGNILTKYPVRKIQLKMEGVSTLGGLDIYFDPSVGRLNTDERGDFVGNFLGEDKVLVFYKDGNYELTTFELTNRYEPENILLIEKYDPESVVSSIYYDGVNKMHYVKRFVIETSTLNKKFNFISDHKQSKLTVVSTEKQPQVKVKFKLDKEVEEKVYDMDMLIDVKGWKSVGNRLSNHKVINISLVESAKPEKKKENPVKNNDSEESKNGSGEDDDKEQLGLF; translated from the coding sequence ATGAGTGAAGAAAAAGATTTACCAATAGAAGGAAATGAAGGCTTACAAAATGTTGTGCCTGTTTCCGGAATGTATCAAGATTGGTTTTTGGATTACGCTTCCTATGTTATTTTGGAGCGTGCAGTACCTGCGATAGAAGATGGCTTTAAGCCTGTACAACGCAGGATCATGCACGCCATGAAAGAAATGGATGATGGCCGTTTCAATAAAGTCGCCAATATCATAGGGCAATCCATGCAATACCACCCTCATGGTGATGCCTCCATTGGTGATGCCATAGTGAATTTAGGGCAAAAGGACTTGCTGATAGAAACCCAAGGTAACTGGGGAGACGTTAGAACCGGAGACGGAGCTGCTGCTGCCAGGTATATTGAGGCGAGGCTTTCCAAGTTTGCACTGGAGGTAGTTTTTAATCCCCAAACAACAGAATGGCAACTTTCCTACGATGGAAGAAAAAAAGAACCGGTAACTCTTCCTGTTAAGTTCCCTTTATTATTGGCACAAGGAGTAGAAGGTATTGCTGTTGGCTTGAGTACAAAAATCCTTCCTCATAACTTCTGTGAATTGATTGAGGGCTCAATCCAAATCCTAAAAGGAAAGAAAACCAATATTCTTCCCGATTTCAATATGGGAGGCTATGCCGATTTTTCGGAGTACAATGAGGGCCTTAGGGGAGGGAAAGTTAAAGTCCGAGCTAAAATAGAAGAAGACGATAACCGAACTTTGTTGATCAAAGAAATTCCTTACGGAACTACCACCAACTCCCTGATTGAGTCCATCATCAAGGCCAATGATAAAGGGAAGATAAAGATCAAAAAAGTTGTTGACAACACCGCAAAGGATGTTGAAATAATGGTTCAATTGGCACCGGGTCAGTCCCCCAATATGACCATTGATGCGCTGTATGCCTTTACAGACTGTGAAGTAAGCATTTCACCCAATGCTTGCGTAATTATTGATGACAAGCCTGTTTTCCTTTCTGTTAACAAAATATTGGAATACAACACCTTCCAAACAAAGGATTTGTTGAACCAGGAATTGGAAATTAGGAAAAGTGAATTGTTAGAGAAATTGCTCTTCTCTTCACTTGAAAAGATATTTATCGAGAACAGGATTTATCGGGATATTGAGGAATGTGAAACCTGGGAAGCTGTTATTGAGACAATAGATAAAGGCCTTGAGCCATTTAAACCTGAGTTTTACAGGGAAATCACCAAGGAAGACATCATTCGGTTGACTGAAATTAAAATCAAACGTATTTCTAAGTTTGATACTTTCAAGGCAGATGAGCTGATGAGGAAACTGAATGAAGAATTAGAGGAAGTGAACCATCACCTGCAAAACCTAACCGATTATGTCATTCAATATTACTCCGACCTATTAAAAAAATATGGCAAGGGCAGGGAAAGAAAGACAGAAGCCAGAACATTTGATACCATTGCTGCCAATATCGTAGCAGCTAACAATGCCAAATTGTATGTAAACAGGGCCGATGGCTTTGTAGGCTATGGTTTGAAAAAGGATGAATTCGTTTGCGAATGTTCAGACTTGGATGATATCATAATTTTCCGAAGAGATGGCGTATGTATGGTAACCAAAATTCAGGACAAAGGGTTTGTAGGTAAAGACATTATCCATGTGGCAGTCTTCCGGAAAGGGGATGAAAGGATGGTATACAACCTGATTTATTTGGATGGAGGTTCGGGAAGAACGATGATCAAGAGATTCCAGGTACTAAGTGTAACGAGGGATAGAGAATACGTACTTACCAAAGGTACCAAAGGAACTAAAGTGCTTTACTTTACAGCAAATGCCAATGGGGAAGCAGAAATTGTAACTGTTTTCCTTACTGCCGGGGCCAAGGCAAGGGTTAAGGTGTTTGACTTCGATTTTAAAGATCTGGAAATCAAAGGACGTGGAGCCAAGGGAAATATCCTCACAAAATACCCTGTTAGGAAAATTCAACTTAAAATGGAAGGAGTGTCTACTTTGGGTGGATTGGACATTTATTTTGACCCTTCTGTAGGTAGGTTAAATACGGATGAAAGAGGAGATTTTGTAGGGAATTTCTTAGGAGAAGACAAAGTATTGGTCTTCTATAAAGATGGGAATTATGAGTTGACCACCTTTGAATTGACCAACCGGTATGAACCGGAGAATATATTATTGATCGAAAAATATGACCCTGAAAGCGTGGTGTCATCCATTTATTATGATGGTGTAAATAAGATGCATTATGTGAAAAGGTTCGTGATCGAAACTTCTACCTTAAACAAGAAATTTAACTTTATCTCAGACCATAAGCAATCCAAGCTAACCGTGGTTTCCACAGAGAAGCAGCCTCAGGTAAAAGTTAAATTTAAGCTGGACAAAGAAGTAGAAGAAAAGGTTTACGATATGGATATGTTGATAGATGTAAAAGGATGGAAATCTGTCGGCAATCGATTAAGCAACCATAAAGTGATAAATATTTCTTTGGTGGAATCAGCCAAACCGGAAAAGAAAAAGGAGAACCCCGTAAAAAACAATGATTCGGAGGAATCCAAAAATGGTTCAGGAGAAGATGATGACAAAGAACAGTTAGGGCTGTTTTAA